In one Serinus canaria isolate serCan28SL12 chromosome 2, serCan2020, whole genome shotgun sequence genomic region, the following are encoded:
- the TUBB6 gene encoding tubulin beta-6 chain isoform X1, with protein MREIVHIQAGQCGNQIGTKFWEVISDEHGIDPAGGYVGDSALQLERINVYYNESSSHKFVPRAVLLDLEPGTMDSVRSGLFGQLFRPDNFIFGQTGAGNNWAKGHYTEGAELVDSVLDVVRKESEHCDCLQGFQLTHSLGGGTGSGMGTLLISKIREEYPDRIMNTFSVMPSPKVSDTVVEPYNATLSVHQLVENTDETYCIDNEALYDICFRTLKLTTPTYGDLNHLVSATMSGVTTSLRFPGQLNADLRKLAVNMVPFPRLHFFMPGFAPLTARGSQQYRALTVPELTQQMFDAKNMMAACDPRHGRYLTVATVFRGPMSMKEVDEQMLAIQNKNSSYFVEWIPNNVKVAVCDIPPRGLKMASTFIGNSTAIQELFKRISEQFSAMFRRKAFLHWFTGEGMDEMEFTEAESNMNDLVSEYQQYQEATANDGEEAFEDDEEEINE; from the exons ATGAGGGAGATCGTGCACATCCAGGCTGGACAGTGCGGAAACCAGATCGGGACCAAG TTTTGGGAAGTGATAAGTGATGAGCATGGCATTGACCCAGCCGGAGGCTATGTCGGTGACTCAGCGCTGCAGCTGGAAAGGATCAATGTCTACTACAATGAATCATCTT CCCACAAATTTGTACCAAGAGCAGTCTTGCTGGACTTGGAGCCAGGAACCATGGATAGTGTGCGCTCTGGTCTCTTTGGTCAGCTCTTCCGGCCCGATAATTTCATCTTTG GACAAACTGGTGCAGGAAACAACTGGGCCAAAGGACACTATACAGAAGGGGCAGAGCTGGTTGACTCTGTGCTTGACGTAGTAAGAAAAGAGAGCGAACACTGCGACTGCTTGCAAGGATTTCAGCTCACTCACTCCCTGGGAGGAGGGACAGGGTCTGGCATGGGAACCCTGCTCATCAGCAAGATCCGAGAGGAGTATCCAGACAGGATAATGAATACCTTCAGTGTCATGCCTTCTCCTAAGGTTTCTGACACAGTGGTGGAGCCCTACAACGCCACGCTTTCGGTCCACCAGCTGGTAGAAAACACGGATGAAACCTACTGCATCGACAATGAAGCTCTGTATGACATTTGCTTCCGCACCCTGAAGCTCACCACCCCCACCTATGGAGATTTAAACCACTTGGTCTCTGCCACCATGAGCGGGGTGACCACATCCCTGCGTTTTCCGGGCCAGCTCAACGCCGACCTGCGGAAGCTGGCGGTAAACATGGTCCCCTTCCCGCGCCTTCACTTTTTCATGCCGGGCTTTGCTCCTTTGACGGCGCGGGGCAGCCAGCAATACCGGGCGCTCACGGTGCCAGAGCTGACCCAGCAGATGTTCGACGCCAAAAACATGATGGCAGCCTGTGACCCGAGGCACGGCCGGTACTTGACGGTGGCCACCGTCTTCCGTGGCCCCATGTCCATGAAGGAGGTTGACGAGCAGATGTTGGCCATCCAGAACAAGAACAGCAGCTACTTCGTGGAGTGGATCCCCAACAACGTCAAGGTGGCGGTGTGTGACATACCTCCCCGTGGCCTCAAGATGGCCTCCACCTTCATTGGCAACAGCACTGCTATCCAGGAGCTCTTCAAAAGGATCTCGGAGCAGTTTTCTGCCATGTTCAGGAGAAAGGCCTTCCTCCACTGGTTCACGGGAGAGGGGATGGATGAAATGGAATTTACGGAAGCAGAAAGCAACATGAATGACCTGGTTTCAGAGTATCAGCAATACCAAGAAGCAACAGCAAATGATGGAGAGGAAGCGTTtgaagatgatgaagaagagatcaatgaataa
- the TUBB6 gene encoding tubulin beta-6 chain isoform X2 has translation MGTLLISKIREEYPDRIMNTFSVMPSPKVSDTVVEPYNATLSVHQLVENTDETYCIDNEALYDICFRTLKLTTPTYGDLNHLVSATMSGVTTSLRFPGQLNADLRKLAVNMVPFPRLHFFMPGFAPLTARGSQQYRALTVPELTQQMFDAKNMMAACDPRHGRYLTVATVFRGPMSMKEVDEQMLAIQNKNSSYFVEWIPNNVKVAVCDIPPRGLKMASTFIGNSTAIQELFKRISEQFSAMFRRKAFLHWFTGEGMDEMEFTEAESNMNDLVSEYQQYQEATANDGEEAFEDDEEEINE, from the coding sequence ATGGGAACCCTGCTCATCAGCAAGATCCGAGAGGAGTATCCAGACAGGATAATGAATACCTTCAGTGTCATGCCTTCTCCTAAGGTTTCTGACACAGTGGTGGAGCCCTACAACGCCACGCTTTCGGTCCACCAGCTGGTAGAAAACACGGATGAAACCTACTGCATCGACAATGAAGCTCTGTATGACATTTGCTTCCGCACCCTGAAGCTCACCACCCCCACCTATGGAGATTTAAACCACTTGGTCTCTGCCACCATGAGCGGGGTGACCACATCCCTGCGTTTTCCGGGCCAGCTCAACGCCGACCTGCGGAAGCTGGCGGTAAACATGGTCCCCTTCCCGCGCCTTCACTTTTTCATGCCGGGCTTTGCTCCTTTGACGGCGCGGGGCAGCCAGCAATACCGGGCGCTCACGGTGCCAGAGCTGACCCAGCAGATGTTCGACGCCAAAAACATGATGGCAGCCTGTGACCCGAGGCACGGCCGGTACTTGACGGTGGCCACCGTCTTCCGTGGCCCCATGTCCATGAAGGAGGTTGACGAGCAGATGTTGGCCATCCAGAACAAGAACAGCAGCTACTTCGTGGAGTGGATCCCCAACAACGTCAAGGTGGCGGTGTGTGACATACCTCCCCGTGGCCTCAAGATGGCCTCCACCTTCATTGGCAACAGCACTGCTATCCAGGAGCTCTTCAAAAGGATCTCGGAGCAGTTTTCTGCCATGTTCAGGAGAAAGGCCTTCCTCCACTGGTTCACGGGAGAGGGGATGGATGAAATGGAATTTACGGAAGCAGAAAGCAACATGAATGACCTGGTTTCAGAGTATCAGCAATACCAAGAAGCAACAGCAAATGATGGAGAGGAAGCGTTtgaagatgatgaagaagagatcaatgaataa